In Carassius carassius chromosome 19, fCarCar2.1, whole genome shotgun sequence, a single genomic region encodes these proteins:
- the LOC132095627 gene encoding serine/threonine-protein kinase pim-3-like, translating into MAHLGEIRGPGSSRSRSAAVSQTDDQEVERRGSGDGAQEPLPNPNQPLSQELPGHIAPLPSELAVSVSTDQPHRKRKWQSGSQEDEHPSPSYRRAAKRSRREAYVKGPLLGRGGFGSVYAGTRRSDGLPVAIKYVSKRGTQRLRVEGQGRLPLEVALMTLVNSAPACPNVLTLLEWFDRPRRYTMILERPLPCQDLESFCEENGRLEESLAKKVLLQLITALKHCESRGVLHRDVKPENLLISTDSHDIKLLDFGCGDLLKDSAYKHFAGWFDLPAVIFV; encoded by the exons ATGGCTCATTTGGGTGAAATACGAG GCCCGGGCAGCTCCAGATCCAGGAGTGCTGCTGTCTCTCAGACGGATGATCAGGAGGTTGAGAGACGTGGCTCTGGTGACGGCGCTCAGGAACCGCTGCCAAACCCAAACCAGCCGCTGAGCCAAGAGCTGCCTGGACACATCGCACCTCTGCCTTCAGAGTTGGCCGTTTCTGTGTCCACAGATCAGCCTCACAGGAAGAGGAAGTGGCAGAGCGGCAGCCAGGAGGATGAGCATCCGTCTCCTTCATACAGAAGAGCTGCCAAACGCTCCCGAAGAG AAGCGTATGTGAAAGGCCCATTGCTGGGGCGAGGAGGATTCGGCTCTGTGTATGCTGGGACCCGCAGGTCTGATGGACTGCCA GTTGCCATCAAGTACGTCTCTAAACGAGGAACACAGAGACTGAGAGTT GAAGGTCAGGGTCGGCTGCCGCTGGAGGTGGCGTTGATGACCCTGGTCAATTCGGCTCCTGCCTGCCCCAACGTCCTGACGCTGCTGGAGTGGTTTGACCGTCCCAGACGCTACACCATGATCCTGGAGCGCCCGCTTCCTTGCCAAGATCTGGAGAGTTTCTGTGAGGAGAACGGACGCCTGGAGGAGAGTCTGGCCAAGAAAGTGCTGCTGCAGCTGATCACGGCGCTGAAACACTGCGAGAGCCGTGGAGTCCTGCACCGGGACGTCAAACCAGAGAACCTGCTGATCTCCACAGACTCACATGACATCAAGCTGCTGGACTTCGGATGTGGAGATCTGCTAAAAGACTCGGCCTACAAACACTTTGCAGGTTGGTTTGATCTCCCTGCAGTGATCTTTGTTTGA